From the genome of Candidatus Tanganyikabacteria bacterium:
ACACAACGCCGAATGATCGCCGACCGAACACGAGCGGAGCGCTGCCGACTAGCGGTAGGCTGGATTGCCCCATGAACCAGCGCCAACCCAGGGTTTGGGCAAATCCAACCGCATTCTGACCCTATAGTGCGAAAGCGTGGGAGCCGCTGCCTCACGTGTCCGATTCGCCTGTCTTGCGGGTTGCCCACAGACTAGGCGAGAGATACTGCCGTTTCGCCGTCTGCCTGCGTGGCCGACGGCGACCCTTTTGCCGATCTGGAGGGGAAAAGTCGGTGTTTGGCCGGATCTGCGAGAATGGATCTGGGCGGCATGGACTTGGAGCCCCCCGGTTAGGAAACTATCGAATCCGTGAAATGCCAAGCCAGTCGGGTTCGTGGCGGCCGCGGTCAGGTTCTTATGAGGCGCGTCCGGCAGTCATGGGGGTAGAAAATGCATGGCTTCGTCTCCTGCGCATCGCCAATCGAGCCTGGTTCCCCTTATTCAAGAAGCATCTCAAAGATGAGGAGATTGCTGAGCTTGAGCTGGTGACAGAAGCCATCTCTTGGGCTCCGATAGGCTCACTTTGCAGGCTCTGCGGTAGAGATCCTAGCTATCTTGGCCCGGCGGGGGTTCTGCATCGTCTTCGCGATCATCGACGAAGAAGTCCTCGGCCTCTTCGAGAGAGTACTCGGTCAAGTCCGCGAGCTCCGGCAGGGCCGGGTCGCCGTGGAGGAACCGCAGGTCCAGCGCCTCGACGGTGGCCCGGATCATGGTCCGGACGGGCTGGTTAGCGCACCGGGCCTGTATCTCGGGAATGTCGAGGTGAGCCGGCCAATCGTAGGCGGCGCCATGAAGTTCTACGATACGGCCAAGGATTCCTCGCAGGGCATCGGAGTGAATCGGGCCGATAATCGGGCACTGCGGCGAAAGCGTGCGGTCGAAGAGGCGCACGAGCCTCTGTTGCGAGACTAGATCCAGTTTGGCAGCAGCAAGCTCGGGGATCGCCGTCTGATCGGGAATACGCCGCCCGGAGCCGCTGATCATGACGTTACTCTGCATGTTCTTGGCGGCGCCGGCGACGAAGTAGATCGGGTACCGGCGGTCACCCGACCAGTCAAGGAGCCACTCGAGGTTCATGTATGCTGCCAGGCGGCTGGCCCTTCCCAGCCAAAGCAGTAGTTCGAGTTCGTCCAGCAGGATGACCCAGCCCTTGTAGCCGCAATAGCGGATCGCGTCGG
Proteins encoded in this window:
- a CDS encoding DUF2791 family P-loop domain-containing protein translates to MRTQALSVIEALRAGVPTRQSTRSLPDARKNVTDQIVADLAAAAGGNPPPGRIVWGEYGQGKTHLLTTIEHAALDRGFAVSRVSLSRDVSLHNPFSLYGRLASILRVHDSAIPGLHTPLLRTGAHGLPGSPLKQPDRYGHPLPALLLEDFFYTADEDRELLYGGLVGARLAPAELRRIHRTSRGEALPKFERFRAASHATAFFGVMADAIRYCGYKGWVILLDELELLLWLGRASRLAAYMNLEWLLDWSGDRRYPIYFVAGAAKNMQSNVMISGSGRRIPDQTAIPELAAAKLDLVSQQRLVRLFDRTLSPQCPIIGPIHSDALRGILGRIVELHGAAYDWPAHLDIPEIQARCANQPVRTMIRATVEALDLRFLHGDPALPELADLTEYSLEEAEDFFVDDREDDAEPPPGQDS